The Methylomagnum ishizawai genome has a window encoding:
- a CDS encoding PepSY-associated TM helix domain-containing protein: MNDKPPHPHRPCPKIHRWLAIPFGLFFALIGLSGALALYGPALDLWLDPRLSIDRPKDPPLPLGHILAAVRAAHPRRPGSWTLELPRTPDGLLTAWYENPEETQGRLYAPLMVSVNPYTAEIVASRFWGGTAATRLSDWHTQLGLGRTGWNWVGGLGVALVLTVISGLWLGLAGLGGTKPGGGLRLGRLALDGHRLFGLAIALPLLAQACTGFGLAFPRVPESLLGTSGMGHDDDGPTVRSTAMPNDRPVGLDEAVLLARGPFPHAEVRRVATPEGETGTYRVSLRQPWEVNRRHPLTTVWVDQYSGQIREVRNPARFGAGETTMTWLWPLHTGEIWGTGGRLLWFLAGLAPALLFASGVLGWLVRRGRVRDMPVEFGPLWADIRRLAARARPLASWLVRHGRQGAAWALSAIKALLRKYA; this comes from the coding sequence ATGAACGATAAACCCCCGCACCCCCACCGCCCCTGTCCGAAAATCCATCGCTGGCTGGCCATCCCCTTCGGGCTGTTCTTCGCGCTGATCGGGCTGAGCGGCGCCCTCGCCCTTTATGGTCCGGCCTTGGATTTATGGCTGGACCCCCGGCTATCCATCGACCGTCCCAAAGACCCACCACTTCCGCTAGGCCATATCCTGGCAGCGGTACGGGCCGCGCACCCCCGGAGGCCCGGAAGCTGGACGCTGGAACTGCCCCGCACCCCGGACGGCCTGTTAACCGCCTGGTATGAAAATCCCGAGGAAACCCAAGGCCGGCTCTACGCGCCGTTGATGGTGTCGGTGAATCCCTATACGGCGGAAATCGTCGCCAGCCGTTTCTGGGGCGGGACGGCGGCCACCCGCCTCTCGGACTGGCATACGCAACTCGGCCTGGGCCGCACGGGCTGGAACTGGGTGGGCGGACTGGGAGTGGCGCTCGTGCTGACGGTGATTTCCGGCCTGTGGCTGGGATTGGCGGGGTTGGGCGGGACCAAGCCGGGCGGCGGGTTGCGCCTGGGCCGGCTGGCCCTGGACGGACACCGGCTGTTCGGGCTCGCCATCGCCCTGCCCTTGCTGGCCCAGGCTTGCACGGGATTCGGCCTGGCCTTCCCGCGGGTACCGGAATCGCTGTTGGGAACCTCCGGCATGGGCCACGACGACGACGGCCCCACCGTCCGCAGCACCGCCATGCCCAACGACAGGCCGGTCGGGTTGGACGAGGCGGTGCTATTGGCCCGTGGCCCGTTCCCGCACGCGGAGGTGCGGCGGGTGGCGACGCCCGAGGGGGAAACCGGCACCTACCGCGTCTCGCTGCGGCAGCCCTGGGAAGTGAACCGGCGCCATCCGCTCACCACGGTCTGGGTGGACCAGTACAGCGGCCAAATCCGCGAGGTCCGCAATCCCGCCCGGTTCGGCGCGGGGGAAACCACGATGACTTGGCTGTGGCCGCTGCATACCGGGGAAATCTGGGGCACGGGAGGCCGGCTCCTGTGGTTTCTCGCCGGCCTGGCCCCCGCCTTGCTATTCGCCAGCGGCGTACTGGGCTGGCTGGTCCGCCGGGGCCGGGTACGCGATATGCCGGTGGAGTTCGGGCCGCTATGGGCGGATATCCGGCGTCTCGCGGCCAGGGCGCGTCCCCTGGCTTCATGGCTGGTCAGGCACGGCAGGCAGGGAGCGGCCTGGGCGCTATCGGCCATCAAAGCCCTGCTACGGAAATACGCCTGA
- the yihA gene encoding ribosome biogenesis GTP-binding protein YihA/YsxC — MKSIYHSASFLASASKLGNAPPDQGLEVAFAGRSNAGKSSAINLITQQKSLARVSKTPGRTQLLNFFQLDADRRLVDLPGYGYAEVPEAMRKTWGAMIENYLSQRQALRGVFLVMDIRRPLTDFDWRMIEWCAHYRLSLHIALTKADKLSRGAAFDTLHKVRRELAGWQGPDIGLQLFSALKRVGVEEAHAVLDRWFECGPGEDAATRP; from the coding sequence GTGAAATCCATTTATCATTCCGCCAGTTTCCTGGCGAGCGCCTCGAAGCTGGGCAACGCCCCTCCCGACCAGGGCCTGGAGGTCGCGTTCGCGGGCCGTTCCAACGCCGGGAAGTCCAGCGCCATCAACCTCATCACCCAACAGAAATCCCTCGCCAGGGTCAGCAAGACGCCGGGCCGGACCCAGTTGCTCAATTTCTTCCAACTCGACGCGGACCGGCGCCTGGTCGATCTGCCGGGCTACGGCTACGCCGAGGTGCCCGAGGCCATGCGGAAAACATGGGGGGCGATGATAGAGAACTATCTGAGCCAGCGCCAAGCCCTGCGCGGGGTTTTTTTGGTGATGGATATCCGCCGTCCCTTGACCGATTTCGATTGGCGCATGATCGAATGGTGCGCCCATTACCGCCTGTCCCTGCATATCGCCCTGACCAAGGCCGACAAGCTCAGCCGGGGCGCGGCCTTCGATACCCTGCACAAGGTCAGGCGGGAATTGGCCGGATGGCAAGGCCCGGACATCGGCTTGCAATTGTTTTCCGCGCTCAAGCGGGTTGGCGTGGAGGAGGCCCATGCCGTGCTGGACCGCTGGTTCGAATGCGGGCCGGGCGAGGATGCGGCCACCCGGCCCTGA
- a CDS encoding endonuclease/exonuclease/phosphatase family protein, which translates to MKPVSDRPRRLNLASFNIQTGINTSSYRDYLTGGWRHILPSRKRLPNLNRIAQFLKPFDLVGLQEVDGGGTRSHNIVQAEYLAEHAGFPYWHNQVNRRFGNIALHSNGLLSRLKPDTVHDYKLPGLPGRGALLARFGQSGEDALYICVLHLALAQRTRLRQLAFVGELIHDLPYVVLMGDFNCEPDSPELNLLFQTTRLCDPACQINTFPSWRPHRMLDHILVTPELKVEKVRALNFACSDHLPVAMEIALPGHLLIDG; encoded by the coding sequence ATGAAACCCGTGTCCGACCGCCCGCGCCGCCTGAATCTGGCGAGCTTCAACATCCAGACCGGCATCAACACTTCGAGCTATCGCGACTACCTCACCGGAGGCTGGCGGCACATCCTGCCCTCGCGGAAACGCCTGCCCAACCTCAACCGCATCGCCCAGTTCCTCAAGCCCTTCGACCTGGTGGGCCTACAGGAAGTGGATGGCGGCGGCACCCGCAGCCACAACATCGTGCAGGCCGAATACCTGGCCGAACACGCGGGCTTCCCCTATTGGCATAACCAGGTCAACCGCCGTTTCGGCAACATCGCCCTGCATAGCAACGGCCTGCTGAGCCGCCTGAAGCCGGATACCGTCCATGATTACAAGCTGCCGGGATTGCCGGGGCGGGGTGCGTTGTTGGCGCGGTTCGGCCAATCGGGCGAGGACGCCCTGTATATCTGCGTGCTGCACCTGGCCCTGGCGCAACGGACCCGGCTGCGGCAACTGGCCTTCGTCGGCGAATTGATCCACGACCTGCCCTATGTGGTGCTGATGGGGGACTTCAATTGCGAACCCGATTCCCCGGAATTGAACCTCCTGTTCCAGACCACCCGGCTGTGCGATCCCGCCTGCCAGATCAACACCTTTCCGAGTTGGCGTCCGCACCGGATGCTGGACCATATCCTGGTCACGCCCGAACTGAAGGTGGAAAAGGTGCGGGCGCTGAATTTCGCCTGCTCGGACCATTTGCCGGTCGCGATGGAAATCGCCCTGCCGGGGCATTTGCTGATCGACGGCTGA
- a CDS encoding c-type cytochrome — protein MGLLLAGGVALAHAQGNPAAGKEKAMVCAGCHGEDGNSSAPIFPKIAGQHADYIAKQLHDFKSQKRGDPTMGALAEPLTGQDIDDLAAYYSQQKITIEKAEANALGETIYRTGNLKTGVPACTGCHGFGGNGNPGAVFPQLNGQYAAYVEKTLRDFKAGERGNDMNGMMRALAARMNDAEIKAVADYISSLQ, from the coding sequence ATGGGTCTGTTACTGGCGGGCGGCGTCGCCCTCGCCCATGCCCAAGGCAATCCCGCCGCCGGCAAGGAGAAGGCCATGGTCTGCGCCGGCTGCCATGGCGAGGACGGCAATAGCAGCGCCCCGATCTTCCCCAAGATCGCGGGCCAGCACGCCGATTACATCGCCAAGCAGCTCCACGATTTCAAATCCCAGAAGCGCGGCGACCCGACCATGGGCGCCTTGGCCGAACCCCTCACCGGCCAGGATATCGACGATCTCGCGGCCTATTACAGCCAGCAGAAGATCACCATCGAGAAGGCGGAGGCCAACGCCCTCGGCGAAACCATCTACCGCACCGGCAACCTCAAGACCGGCGTCCCGGCCTGCACCGGCTGCCACGGCTTCGGCGGCAACGGCAATCCGGGCGCGGTGTTCCCCCAGCTCAACGGGCAGTACGCCGCCTATGTCGAAAAGACCCTGCGGGACTTCAAGGCCGGGGAACGCGGCAACGACATGAACGGCATGATGCGCGCCCTGGCGGCCCGGATGAACGACGCGGAAATCAAGGCGGTGGCGGACTACATCTCCAGCCTCCAATAA
- a CDS encoding alkene reductase, which translates to MTALFTLFQLGPLTLKNRIIMAPLTRSRSQQPGNIPTRMNALYYAQRAGAGLIISEATQISQQGQGYAWTPGIHTPEQVAGWQLVTAAVHEAGGLIFAQLWHVGRVSHPALQPDGQLPVAPSAIAPGGLAFIADESGAPQLVPFVPPRALAIEEMPYLVQQYVHGAKNAQAAGFDGVEVHAANGYLLDQFLNSSTNQREDAYGGPVENRARLLLEVVEAVCGVWGAGRVGVRLSPLGTFNDMGDADPEALFGHVAERLNAFELAYLHVVEPVIAGNATTETPDPRAGAVLKRIRENYRGTLIVCGGYDAAKAGAALGGGRADLIAFGRAFLANPDLPERLRVGAALNLPDPNTFYGGGPQGYLDYPTLAQQRGEQPMPDCGGFEPA; encoded by the coding sequence ATGACGGCATTGTTCACGCTTTTCCAACTCGGCCCGCTCACCCTCAAGAACCGCATCATCATGGCCCCGCTCACCCGCTCGCGCAGCCAGCAGCCGGGCAATATCCCCACCCGGATGAACGCGCTCTACTACGCGCAACGGGCCGGGGCGGGCCTCATCATCTCCGAGGCCACCCAAATCTCCCAGCAAGGCCAGGGCTATGCCTGGACCCCCGGCATCCACACCCCGGAACAAGTGGCGGGTTGGCAACTCGTCACCGCCGCGGTGCATGAGGCGGGCGGCTTGATCTTCGCCCAACTGTGGCATGTGGGGCGGGTCTCGCATCCGGCGCTGCAACCGGACGGGCAACTGCCGGTCGCTCCCTCGGCCATCGCGCCCGGCGGCCTGGCTTTCATCGCCGACGAAAGCGGTGCGCCGCAACTGGTGCCCTTCGTCCCGCCCCGCGCCCTCGCCATCGAGGAAATGCCCTACCTCGTCCAGCAATACGTGCATGGAGCCAAGAACGCCCAGGCCGCCGGGTTCGATGGCGTGGAGGTGCATGCCGCCAATGGCTACCTGCTCGACCAATTCCTTAATTCCAGCACCAACCAGCGTGAAGACGCCTACGGTGGTCCGGTGGAAAACCGCGCCCGGCTGCTGCTGGAAGTGGTGGAAGCGGTGTGCGGCGTGTGGGGCGCGGGGCGGGTGGGCGTGCGGCTGTCGCCCTTGGGCACTTTCAACGACATGGGCGACGCCGACCCGGAAGCCCTGTTCGGCCATGTCGCGGAGCGGCTGAACGCCTTCGAACTGGCCTATCTGCATGTGGTCGAGCCGGTCATCGCCGGCAACGCCACCACCGAAACACCCGATCCACGCGCCGGGGCGGTGCTGAAGCGCATCCGCGAGAACTACCGGGGCACCTTGATCGTCTGCGGCGGCTACGACGCGGCCAAGGCCGGGGCCGCGCTGGGTGGGGGCCGGGCCGATTTGATCGCCTTTGGCCGCGCCTTCCTCGCCAACCCGGATTTGCCGGAACGCCTGCGCGTGGGGGCCGCGCTCAACCTTCCCGATCCCAACACCTTTTATGGCGGCGGACCCCAGGGTTATCTGGATTATCCGACCCTGGCCCAGCAGCGCGGCGAGCAGCCCATGCCCGATTGCGGCGGGTTCGAGCCGGCATGA
- a CDS encoding bacteriohemerythrin — translation MNGSLKIMWSDSLATGNKAIDIQHKYLVDIINDLAELIEAGHSPAKIRNILNLLQHYTEWHFHREELCMERHRCPAAAINQSAHADFIRTFVAFRKEYAERGGCEDFARRMYNELTAWLVNHIQRVDGQITPCMGEAPLQT, via the coding sequence ATGAATGGATCGTTGAAAATCATGTGGTCGGATTCCCTGGCCACCGGCAACAAGGCCATCGATATCCAGCATAAATATTTGGTGGACATCATCAACGACCTGGCGGAATTGATCGAAGCGGGGCATTCCCCCGCGAAAATCCGCAATATCCTGAATCTATTGCAGCATTACACGGAATGGCATTTCCACCGGGAAGAACTGTGCATGGAGCGCCACCGCTGCCCGGCGGCCGCCATCAACCAATCGGCGCACGCGGATTTCATCCGTACCTTCGTGGCCTTCAGGAAGGAATATGCCGAGCGCGGTGGCTGCGAAGATTTCGCCCGGCGCATGTACAACGAACTGACCGCCTGGCTGGTGAACCACATCCAGCGCGTGGACGGCCAAATCACCCCCTGCATGGGGGAAGCGCCCCTTCAGACATAG
- the hxlA gene encoding 3-hexulose-6-phosphate synthase, translated as MARPLIQLALDSLDVAQTLKLASLAAPYVDIFEIGTPCIKHNGVSLVKELRKLYPNKLILVDLKTMDAGEYEATPFYAAGADICTVLGVSGLATIAGVIKAANAHGAEVQVDLINVPDKAACARESAKLGAHIIGVHTGLDAQAAGQTPFADLQAVAKLGLPMRISVAGGIKQSTVQQVAQAGANIVVVGAAIYGAPSPADAAREICELASAA; from the coding sequence ATGGCAAGACCGTTAATTCAATTGGCACTCGATTCTTTGGATGTTGCCCAGACTCTGAAGCTCGCCAGCCTCGCGGCCCCTTATGTCGACATTTTCGAAATCGGCACCCCGTGCATCAAGCACAACGGTGTGAGCTTGGTCAAGGAATTGCGCAAGCTCTACCCCAACAAGCTGATCCTGGTCGATCTCAAGACCATGGATGCCGGTGAATACGAAGCCACCCCGTTCTATGCCGCAGGCGCTGACATTTGCACCGTGCTGGGTGTTTCCGGTTTGGCGACCATCGCCGGCGTGATCAAGGCTGCCAATGCCCATGGCGCCGAAGTGCAGGTCGATCTGATCAATGTTCCCGACAAGGCCGCGTGCGCTAGGGAATCCGCCAAGCTGGGCGCCCACATCATCGGTGTCCACACCGGTCTCGACGCCCAGGCCGCCGGTCAAACCCCGTTCGCCGACCTGCAAGCCGTGGCCAAACTGGGCCTGCCGATGCGTATTTCCGTGGCCGGCGGCATCAAGCAGTCCACCGTGCAGCAAGTCGCCCAGGCCGGCGCGAACATCGTGGTCGTCGGTGCCGCCATCTACGGTGCGCCGTCCCCCGCCGATGCCGCCCGTGAAATCTGCGAACTGGCCAGCGCCGCCTAA
- a CDS encoding PilZ domain-containing protein, producing MPIDIELARRFERHFDGLQSLILDLERLAGQVEDGGLGAELRALLSDLLVHWDEIGDFADQLAQPATENRRRQRVRVLGSAVVRADGATVEAQGQCVDLSAGGLRLRVSQPLTLGRRYELAVLMPGAAEALVYTTQASWCQARAGGDGYWVGFEYVEPGA from the coding sequence ATGCCTATTGATATCGAACTCGCCCGGCGGTTCGAGCGCCATTTCGACGGGCTGCAAAGCTTGATCCTCGATCTGGAACGGCTCGCGGGCCAGGTGGAAGACGGCGGCTTGGGCGCGGAGCTTAGGGCGCTACTTTCGGACCTCCTGGTCCACTGGGACGAGATCGGCGACTTCGCCGACCAACTCGCGCAACCCGCGACCGAGAACCGCCGTCGCCAGCGGGTCCGGGTGCTGGGCAGCGCTGTCGTGCGGGCGGACGGCGCGACCGTGGAGGCCCAGGGGCAATGCGTCGATCTGTCGGCGGGGGGCTTGCGGCTGCGGGTCTCCCAACCCTTGACCCTGGGCCGGCGCTATGAATTGGCCGTCCTCATGCCCGGTGCCGCCGAGGCGCTGGTCTACACCACCCAAGCCAGTTGGTGCCAAGCGCGGGCGGGCGGGGATGGTTATTGGGTCGGCTTCGAGTATGTCGAACCCGGCGCGTAG
- the hxlB gene encoding 6-phospho-3-hexuloisomerase, with product MHQQLIIDKITSILSATDASYEEKLTGILDKASRIFIAGAGRSALVARFFAMRLMHGGYDVYVVGEIVTPSIRAGDLLIVISGSGETETMIAYTKRAKQLGAEIVLISAKSSSTIADMAGAVFQIGSPEQYGKVVGMPMGTVFELSTLMLLEATISHIIHEKGIPEEEMRTRHANLE from the coding sequence ATGCATCAGCAGCTCATCATAGACAAGATTACGAGCATCCTTTCGGCTACCGATGCTAGCTATGAAGAAAAACTAACCGGCATACTCGATAAGGCATCGCGCATATTCATCGCGGGTGCCGGTCGGTCGGCCTTGGTTGCAAGGTTCTTTGCAATGAGGTTGATGCATGGCGGTTATGACGTCTATGTCGTCGGTGAGATCGTGACGCCGAGCATCCGTGCGGGGGATTTGTTGATCGTTATCTCCGGCTCCGGGGAAACCGAGACCATGATCGCCTACACGAAGCGGGCCAAGCAATTGGGTGCCGAGATCGTCCTGATTTCGGCCAAGAGCAGCTCGACCATCGCCGACATGGCGGGTGCGGTGTTCCAAATCGGCAGCCCCGAGCAATACGGCAAGGTGGTCGGTATGCCCATGGGCACTGTGTTCGAGCTATCCACGCTGATGCTCCTGGAAGCCACCATTTCGCACATCATCCACGAAAAGGGGATTCCGGAAGAGGAAATGCGGACCCGGCACGCCAATTTGGAATAA
- a CDS encoding AAA family ATPase — MTTLSKSLQALRDIVDSGRPLAYVKTSEEQRIAKLLAEAAKSFFAAPVPLWTWSLTEGMKQADGSRAEAATARAALDFIAEHPGPALFHLKDFHEPMQESADIRRRLRDLYTGCFDQGKFVFITSPVQFLPPELDRDFAYLELGVPDLPELETFLQSETALLQAAGYTIDGDEATQTLILRALQGLTLDEARHALRRALAGSKHLGRDSLPALYQEKRQLVNRSGMIQFISEGDNIGHIGGLEIMKQWLIERRRLFQQREKLGADIVPKGILVMGISGCGKSLSVKAIANCFELPLYRIDMGEIFSGRHGSPESAFARACRMLEGISPAVVWFDEIEMGITSTESAGEQGRIFAFFLTWMQEKTKGLFVAATANRIDLLPAEMIRKGRFDEVFFVDLPLDDERVDIFRIHLERRGIDASGFNLERLKRFTKGWTGAEVEQCVVAALTTARLEERELNEDDLMYATGNIVPLSKTMKEQVDHIRNWARDRALKASPSEFAT; from the coding sequence ATGACCACCCTCAGCAAATCGCTCCAAGCCCTGCGCGACATCGTCGATTCGGGCCGTCCGCTGGCCTACGTCAAAACCTCCGAGGAACAGCGCATCGCCAAACTCCTGGCCGAAGCCGCCAAAAGCTTCTTCGCCGCCCCCGTGCCGCTATGGACCTGGAGCCTCACCGAAGGCATGAAACAGGCCGACGGCAGCCGCGCCGAAGCCGCCACCGCCCGCGCCGCCCTGGATTTCATCGCCGAACACCCAGGCCCGGCCTTGTTCCACCTCAAGGATTTCCACGAGCCGATGCAGGAGTCCGCCGACATCCGCCGCCGCCTGCGCGACCTGTACACGGGCTGCTTCGACCAGGGCAAATTCGTGTTCATCACCTCGCCCGTACAATTCCTGCCGCCGGAACTCGACCGCGACTTCGCCTACCTCGAATTGGGCGTGCCGGACCTGCCCGAGTTGGAAACCTTCCTCCAAAGCGAAACCGCCCTCCTCCAGGCCGCCGGCTACACCATCGATGGCGACGAGGCCACCCAAACCCTCATCCTCCGCGCCCTGCAAGGGCTGACCCTGGACGAAGCCCGCCACGCCCTGCGCCGTGCCCTCGCCGGCAGCAAGCACCTGGGCCGCGACTCCCTGCCCGCGCTCTACCAGGAAAAGCGCCAGTTGGTGAACCGCAGCGGCATGATCCAGTTCATCTCCGAAGGCGACAACATCGGCCATATCGGCGGCTTGGAAATCATGAAGCAATGGCTGATCGAGCGCCGCCGCCTATTCCAGCAGCGCGAAAAACTCGGCGCGGACATCGTGCCCAAGGGCATCCTGGTGATGGGGATTTCCGGTTGCGGCAAAAGCCTCTCGGTCAAGGCCATCGCCAATTGCTTCGAGTTGCCGCTGTACCGCATCGACATGGGCGAAATCTTCTCGGGCCGCCACGGCTCGCCGGAAAGCGCCTTCGCCCGCGCCTGCCGGATGCTGGAAGGGATTTCGCCCGCCGTGGTCTGGTTCGACGAGATCGAGATGGGCATCACCTCCACCGAATCGGCGGGCGAACAAGGCCGCATCTTCGCCTTCTTCCTGACCTGGATGCAGGAAAAAACCAAGGGACTGTTCGTCGCCGCCACCGCCAACCGCATCGACCTGCTGCCCGCCGAGATGATCCGCAAGGGCCGCTTCGACGAGGTGTTCTTCGTGGATTTGCCGCTGGACGACGAGCGGGTCGATATCTTCCGCATCCATCTGGAACGGCGCGGCATCGACGCCAGCGGCTTCAACCTGGAACGGCTCAAGCGCTTCACCAAGGGCTGGACCGGGGCCGAGGTCGAACAATGCGTGGTGGCGGCCCTGACCACGGCCCGGCTGGAAGAACGCGAACTCAACGAGGACGACCTGATGTACGCCACCGGCAATATCGTCCCCTTGTCGAAAACCATGAAGGAACAGGTGGACCACATCCGCAACTGGGCGCGGGACCGGGCCTTGAAGGCGTCGCCGTCCGAATTCGCCACCTAA
- a CDS encoding queuosine precursor transporter yields MAEVSRQYPYGNRRGNIPDRQVHPGRALRYYDLIGMGFVAVVLISTIAAQKLIALGPLVMPGGIVLFPVSYIFSDILSECYGFSHSRRIVWMGFAANFVMALVFTLVVALPPAPAWPYQTQFATVLGFVPRIVVASLLAYLAGEFANSYVLVRMKVFTQGRHLWMRTIGSTLVGEGIDSLIFMLIAFVGTMPWPVMWTATASVYLVKVAYEIVITPLTYVIVRQLKQAEGVDHYDHDTDFNPFRFK; encoded by the coding sequence ATGGCCGAAGTTTCCCGGCAATATCCCTATGGCAATAGGCGCGGCAATATCCCGGACCGGCAGGTCCATCCAGGGCGGGCGCTGCGGTATTACGACCTGATCGGTATGGGTTTCGTCGCGGTGGTGTTGATCTCGACCATAGCCGCGCAAAAACTCATCGCGCTCGGTCCGTTGGTGATGCCGGGCGGGATCGTGTTATTCCCGGTTTCTTATATTTTTTCCGACATATTGTCCGAGTGTTATGGGTTTTCCCATTCCCGCCGTATCGTGTGGATGGGATTCGCCGCCAATTTCGTGATGGCCCTGGTATTCACCCTGGTCGTGGCCCTGCCACCGGCCCCGGCCTGGCCCTATCAAACCCAGTTCGCGACCGTGCTGGGTTTCGTGCCGCGCATCGTGGTCGCTTCCTTGCTGGCTTATTTGGCGGGCGAGTTCGCCAATTCCTACGTCCTGGTGCGGATGAAGGTGTTCACCCAGGGTCGGCACCTGTGGATGCGGACCATCGGCTCGACCCTGGTGGGCGAAGGAATCGATAGCCTTATTTTCATGCTGATCGCTTTCGTCGGCACGATGCCCTGGCCGGTGATGTGGACCGCGACGGCTTCGGTGTATCTGGTCAAGGTGGCCTACGAGATCGTGATCACCCCGCTGACCTATGTCATCGTCCGTCAGCTGAAACAGGCCGAGGGCGTCGATCATTATGACCACGATACCGATTTCAATCCGTTTAGGTTTAAGTAG
- the panC gene encoding pantoate--beta-alanine ligase: protein MKTAPSIPELRHSVRLWRGQSLSVAFVPTMGNLHAGHLHLVEEAKRLADRVVVSIFVNPSQFGPGEDFAAYPRTPAADSAQLAAVGTDLLFLPPVAEIYPTDPARMTFVEVPGLSDDLCGQFRPGHFRGVATVVLKLLNQVRPDVALFGEKDYQQLAVIRRMVADLDVPVRIQGVPTVREENGLALSSRNGYLSAEEKARAASIYAQLRAAAAELRGGARDYTRIERERAEALRNQGFVPDYFAIRRQGDLARPGPEETRWVVLTAAWLGKARLIDNLQVEL from the coding sequence ATGAAGACCGCCCCATCCATCCCCGAACTCCGCCACAGCGTCCGCCTCTGGCGCGGGCAAAGCCTATCGGTGGCCTTCGTGCCGACCATGGGCAACCTGCACGCGGGCCATCTCCATCTGGTCGAGGAAGCCAAGCGACTGGCCGACCGGGTGGTCGTCAGCATCTTCGTCAATCCCAGCCAATTCGGCCCCGGCGAGGATTTCGCGGCCTATCCCCGCACCCCGGCAGCCGACAGCGCCCAGCTCGCCGCCGTCGGCACCGACCTCTTATTCCTGCCGCCCGTGGCCGAGATTTACCCCACCGACCCGGCCCGGATGACTTTCGTGGAAGTGCCGGGTTTGTCCGATGACTTGTGCGGCCAATTCCGGCCCGGCCATTTCCGGGGCGTCGCCACCGTGGTCCTCAAGCTGTTGAACCAGGTGCGGCCCGATGTGGCCTTGTTCGGCGAGAAGGATTACCAGCAATTGGCGGTGATCCGCCGCATGGTGGCGGATTTGGATGTGCCGGTGCGTATCCAGGGCGTGCCCACGGTGCGGGAGGAAAATGGCTTGGCGCTGAGTTCGCGCAATGGCTATCTGTCGGCGGAGGAAAAGGCGCGGGCGGCTTCGATCTATGCCCAACTGCGCGCGGCGGCGGCGGAATTGCGCGGCGGTGCCCGCGATTACACCAGGATCGAGCGGGAGCGGGCGGAAGCCCTGCGGAACCAGGGCTTCGTGCCCGATTATTTCGCCATCCGCCGCCAGGGCGATCTGGCCCGGCCTGGACCGGAGGAAACCCGGTGGGTCGTCCTGACCGCCGCATGGCTGGGGAAGGCGCGCTTGATCGATAACCTCCAGGTGGAACTATGA
- a CDS encoding thiol:disulfide interchange protein DsbA/DsbL, translated as MKLLFGFMAGWLLLSAPVFAEEFKAGTDYDTINPAQPTSDPSKVEVMEFFWYGCPHCYHFEPDLNNWVRSKPQNVVFIRQPAVFNEHWRNHAKAFFTAEALGVVEKVHADFFDAIQNKHQTLESEKDLGKFFVAHGVKEDDFKAAFKSFAVDSKLRQAEGMAARYGVTGTPSIVVNGKYLVGPAKAKSFARMIEITNALIKKETEAKPPVAEAHGAPPIPEAPALKAAH; from the coding sequence ATGAAACTGCTGTTCGGGTTCATGGCGGGCTGGCTGTTGCTATCCGCGCCGGTTTTCGCCGAGGAATTCAAAGCCGGCACCGACTACGACACGATCAACCCGGCCCAACCCACTTCCGATCCCAGCAAGGTCGAGGTGATGGAATTCTTCTGGTATGGCTGCCCGCATTGCTATCACTTCGAACCCGACCTGAACAACTGGGTCAGGAGCAAACCGCAGAACGTGGTGTTCATCCGCCAACCGGCGGTGTTCAACGAGCATTGGCGCAACCATGCCAAGGCGTTCTTCACTGCCGAGGCGCTGGGCGTGGTGGAGAAGGTCCATGCCGACTTCTTCGACGCCATCCAGAACAAGCACCAGACCCTGGAATCGGAGAAGGACCTGGGCAAGTTCTTCGTCGCCCACGGCGTGAAGGAGGACGACTTCAAAGCGGCCTTCAAGTCCTTCGCGGTGGATTCCAAGCTGCGCCAGGCCGAGGGCATGGCCGCCCGCTACGGCGTCACCGGCACGCCCAGCATCGTGGTGAACGGCAAATATCTGGTCGGCCCCGCCAAGGCCAAAAGCTTCGCCCGCATGATCGAAATCACCAACGCGCTCATCAAGAAGGAAACCGAGGCCAAGCCCCCGGTGGCCGAAGCCCATGGCGCCCCGCCGATTCCCGAGGCACCGGCCCTGAAAGCGGCCCATTAG